Proteins from one Cryptomeria japonica chromosome 4, Sugi_1.0, whole genome shotgun sequence genomic window:
- the LOC131875421 gene encoding putative disease resistance protein At5g47280, protein MESFNNKVVCTRADALLKSLIPAIQQLCVSDLQLPKDQQNPPIHQFVSTLIRGAELVKYCESISAFNVFRRCSYASQILKLEEEIDGIMNSIPAHVESDARNLMAVLKDLYKELKPPDLSRTLNTMIQQQMSLGNLCQSTEMEESNKCSYLSNVPVKSRFYAGLEKPVGDLKELLFQSEVSVVGVHCMGGGGKTTLALAICNDPHIKDYFENVHFITVSQSPNLKGIIETMWEKIVGRKKPEFQNVEDARIQLNQQLSSQSKRILMILDDVWSRVHLKELLLEAPGYKTVITTRDSSIVPQNSYTGLYQLPLLGHEDALSLFCFSAFGQTSIPSNADVNLVMEVQAECKGLPLALKVIGSSLNGEPHATWLNAKNKLSLGESISSDHEEGLFRCLETSINFLDDVGRECFLDLALFPENKKTCANALLDIWVYVRKLEWQDAFMMMLEFARKSLLNLASTPGSQSTISYANASELYFSQHDVMRDLAIYLGRQDSIVHRKRLFMPRKELSLPGEWGEMLNDRPFNAQVVSIHTGSMVENQCCKMDFPEAEVLVLHFSASKYFLPPVKTMKKLKFVMLCNLKSKRATVEGLDALSSLTELRSVRLEKLDAPTVLEQIKAIQKLEKLSLSLCQGFGNISTFSNTNLQEFNLDHCSDLDEWPADICCMPSAQIWSITNCHLVEKLPCDLGNLSSLRMLRLSALPGVKEIPASIGKLGQLEFLDISLCEGLKELPEEIGQLKQLKIFDMRECSRLRRLPRSVCELSSLKLVICDEKIGHLWLQVKASFIPDLRVEIVEPQFTLDWLDD, encoded by the exons ATGGAGAGTTTCAATAACAAGGTTGTGTGTACCAGAGCCGATGCCCTGCTAAAATCCCTTATCCCAGCTATCCAACAACTTTGTGTATCTGACCTGCAACTGCCCAAGGATCAGCAAAACCCTCCCATTCACCAGTTTGTAAGCACACTTATTAGGGGCGCAGAGCTGGTGAAATATTGTGAGAGCATTAGCGCTTTCAATGTATTTCGTAGGTGTAGCTATGCTTCACAGATACTCAAGCTAGAAGAGGAGATCGATGGGATCATGAACTCTATCCCAGCACACGTTGAGTCAGATGCTAGAAATCTTATGGCAGTCTTGAAAGATCTATACAAGGAATTAAAGCCTCCAGATTTAAGTCGTACACTGAATACCATGATTCAACAGCAAATGAGTTTAGGTAATCTGTGTCAAAGTACTGAAATGGAAgagtctaacaaatgctcttatcTTAGTAATGTTCCTGTGAAATCTCGGTTTTATGCGGGATTGGAGAAGCCTGTTGGGGATTTGAAGGAGCTTCTATTCCAAAGCGAGGTGTCTGTCGTTGGGGTGCATTGTATGGGGGGTGGTGGGAAAACGACTTTGGCCTTGGCTATTTGTAATGATCCCCATATCAAAG ATTATTTTGAGAATGTACATTTCATCACAGTTTCGCAGTCCCCAAATCTTAAGGGAATTATAGAGACGATGTGGGAGAAGATTGTTGGAAGGAAGAAGCCCGAGTTTCAGAATGTAGAGGATGCACGCATCCAGCTGAATCAGCAGCTTTCTAGTCAATCTAAGCGAATTCTGATGATATTGGATGACGTCTGGTCCAGGGTTCATTTGAAGGAATTACTACTTGAAGCGCCAGGGTACAAGACTGTTATCACAACCAGAGACAGTTCTATCGTCCCACAAAACTCCTATACTGGACTGTATCAGTTGCCATTGCTGGGCCACGAGGATGCTCTCTCGCTGTTCTGCTTCTCGGCTTTTGGACAGACATCAATTCCAAGTAACGCAGATGTAAATCTAGTCATGGAG GTGCAAGCTGAATGTAAGGGCTTACCCCTTGCTCTGAAGGTGATTGGGAGCTCTCTGAATGGGGAACCTCATGCGACCTGGTTGAATGCAAAGAATAAGCTATCCCTGGGGGAATCCATATCCAGTGATCACGAAGAAGGGCTTTTTAGATGCTTGGAAACCAGTATTAATTTCTTGGATGATGTTGGGAGGGAATGCTTCTTAGATTTGGCCTTATTTCCAGAGAACAAGAAAACCTGTGCTAATGCATTGCTGGACATTTGGGTTTATGTTCGGAAGCTGGAGTGGCAAGATGCCTTTATGATGATGTTGGAGTTTGCAAGGAAAAGTCTCTTGAATTTAGCCAGCACCCCAGG AAGCCAATCAACGATCTCTTATGCAAATGCCTCTGAGCTGTACTTTTCACAGCATGATGTAATGCGAGATTTGGCCATATATTTGGGAAGACAGGACAGTATAGTCCATAGGAAGAGATTATTCATGCCCAGGAAAGAGCTGAGCTTGCCAGGGGAGTGGGGGGAGATGCTTAATGATAGACCATTTAATGCTCAAGTTGTTTCTATTCACACAG GCTCTATGGTGGAGAATCAATGTTGTAAGATGGATTTTCCAGAGGCAGAGGTTCTGGTGTTACACTTCTCTGCGAGCAAGTACTTTCTACCACCAGTTAAAACAATGAAAAAACTAAAATTTGTAATGTTGTGTAATTTGAAGTCGAAGAGGGCCACAGTAGAAGGTTTAGATGCGTTATCTTCACTCACTGAGCTCAGGAGTGTTCGCTTGGAGAAGTTAGATGCACCCACTGTTTTAGAACAGattaaagcaatacaaaaactagaaaaACTATCTCTAAGCCTTTGTCAAGGGTTTGGAAATATTTCCACATTCAGCAACACCAACCTACAAGAGTTTAACCTCGACCACTGCAGTGATTTGGATGAATGGCCCGCAGACATTTGTTGTATGCCCTCTGCTCAGATATGGTCTATTACTAACTGCCATCTAGTTGAAAAGTTACCATGTGATCTCGGAAACCTGAGCTCTCTAAGAATGCTGAGACTATCAGCATTACCAGGCGTGAAAGAGATTCCGGCATCAATTGGAAAACTTGGGCAGCTGGAATTTCTAGACATTTCACTGTGTGAGGGCTTGAAAGAGCTTCCAGAGGAAATAGGTCAACTCAAGcaattgaaaatttttgatatgagagagtgttCTCGCTTGAGGAGGTTGCCTAGAAGTGTTTGTGAACTAAGCTCTCTGAAACTTGTCATCTGTGATGAAAAGATTGGGCACCTGTGGTTGCAAGTTAAGGCCTCTTTTATCCCTGATCTTAGAGTTGAAATCGTGGAACCGCAATTTACTTTGGATTGGCTTGATGATTGA